One region of Alosa sapidissima isolate fAloSap1 chromosome 1, fAloSap1.pri, whole genome shotgun sequence genomic DNA includes:
- the LOC121708738 gene encoding centrosome-associated protein CEP250-like: METGDFTAPNTETPVKVEVAQDDHVSGRSTPESVSDSDSSESVSETYSILMDELHKEIDECGVLHKEELKDFLCSKLKPLLDKFVSGMSRVQRLSEQLQQALALTGTPSPEEKDILDRQAQLCVPSLKDMLSKIGLENNTDNLQNYLISSDRACLLSDLEALRMELRDCQQRHQVTTLSLQQSLRATEEHYQALVGRLQEGLHSTESQVQCLQQLLQASEENTEALRRVLQAAQEESLGLQRGLGLSEDSLSALRQELGGYEGRVQALSLELQASEENAQLLLMNLRASEELCQALQQQLLVSEQKAQALQEAAALWESRAHGAEAQGQLREEELRAGHKQEVRELTRALGSSRERLQNQQQEAQRSLEEATQRERTLQEALTTEQTQHQREVEKLQQDVDRAKEEKVVVEQTLRGQIIGLKNQLLEELCRANKKLEGLANSEREHQDTIKNLRTALRQQKKGRDLALDCLRRRRHDVATIQHLLEANIRYCNLAPVCPEAWASHEAPLRAQSALLQPQDMRQELQEVKTHLQSAMEKEEAEQREAGQGKEEWQDVLRRAEEWQREAERLVNSLEYVTVDTTLKGKQREAHGGACAQPTVSPLPRPHSAGVVSHRPAAVEGCSPAEENCESLAAVQRRLRNLQSVHFQKSLQEFLRMS; the protein is encoded by the exons ATGGAAACAGGGGATTTTACCGCTCCTAACACGGAGACGCCTGTTAAG GTTGAGGTAGCCCAAGATGACCATGTCAGTGGCAGGAGCACGCCGGAATCTGTCAGCGACAGCGACTCGTCAGAAAGCGTCAGCG AAACCTACAGTATTTTGATGGACGAACTACACAAAGAGATAGATGAATGTGGTGTTTTGCACAAAGAGGAGCTCAAGGACTTTCTGTGTTCTAAACTAAAG CCTCTGTTAGACAAATTTGTCAGTGGAATGTCCAGGGTTCAGCGCTTGTCTGAGCAGCTTCAGCAAGCTCTGGCGCTCACAGGGACACCCTCCCCAGAGGAGAAAGACATTTTGGACAGGCAGGCACAACTCTGTGTGCCGTCACTCAAGGATATGCTCTCCAAGATTGGACTGGAAAACAACACG gatAATCTGCAGAACTACCTGATCTCATCTGACCGTGCGTGCCTACTCTCAGACCTGGAGGCCCTGCGGATGGAACTGAGAGACTGCCAACAGCGCCACCAGGTCACCACCCTGAGCTTGCAGCAGTCGCTGCGCGCCACCGAAGAGCACTACCAGGCCCTGGTGGGCCGTCTGCAGGAGGGGCTCCACTCCACTGAGAGCCAGGTGCAGTGTCTGCAACAGCTCCTCCAGGCATCTGAGGAGAACACCGAGGCGCTCCGCCGCGTGCTGCAGGCCGCCCAGGAGGAGAGCCTGGGGCTGCAGCGGGGCCTGGGCCTCTCCGAGGACAGCCTGAGCGCGCTGAGGCAAGAGCTGGGTGGCTACGAGGGCCGCGTGCAGGCCCTGAGCCTGGAGCTCCAGGCCTCCGAGGAGAACGCGCAGCTGCTGCTGATGAACCTGCGTGCCTCCGAGGAGCTGTGCCAGGcgctgcagcagcagctgctggtgTCCGAGCAGAAGGCCCAGGCGCTGCAGGAGGCGGCCGCGCTCTGGGAGAGCCGGGCCCACGGCGCCGAGGCCCAGGGGCAGCTGCGCGAGGAAGAGCTGCGGGCTGGGCACAAGCAGGAAGTGAGGGAGCTCACACGCGCCCTGGGCAGCAGCAGGGAGAGGCTGCAAAACCAGCAGCAGGAGGCCCAGAGGAGTCTGGAGGAGGCGACGCAGAGGGAGAGGACCCTGCAGGAGGCACTGACCACAGAACAGACACAGCAccagagggaggtggagaagcTCCAGCAAGACGTAGACAGGGCTAAGGAGgagaaggtggtggtggagcagaCGCTACGTGGACAGA TAATTGGTCTGAAAAATCAACTACTGGAGGAACTCTGCAGGGCAAACAAAAAATTGGAGGGACTAGCGAATTCCGAGAGGGAACACCAAGACACTATTAAGAATCTAAG AACAGCCCTGAGACAGCAGAAGAAGGGCCGTGATCTAGCCCTGGACTGCCTGAGGAGGAGGCGTCATGACGTGGCTACAATCCAGCACCTCCTGGAGGCCAACATCCGGTACTGCAACCTGGCCCCAGTGTGTCCAGAGGCATGGGCCTCACACGAGGCTCCTCTGAGGGCCCAGAGTGCTCTGCTCCAGCCCCAGGACATGCGACAGGAACTGCAGGAGGTGAAGACTCATCTGCAGTCggccatggagaaggaggaggcgGAGCAGCGTGAGGCTGGGCAGGGGAAAGAGGAGTGGCAGGACGTGCTGAGACGGGCGGAGGAGTGGCAGAGAGAGGCCGAGAGGCTG GTGAACAGCCTTGAGTATGTGACGGTGGACACCACACTGAAAGGAAAGCAGAGAGAGGCTCATGGAGGAGCATGCGCTCAGCCCACTGTGAGCCCTTTGCCTCGGCCACACTCTGCAGGCGTGGTCTCACACAG ACCGGCTGCCGTGGAAGGTTGCAGCCCTGCTGAGGAAAACTGTGAGTCTCTAGCAGCTGTCCAGAGGAGGCTTAGGAACTTGCAGTCAG TTCATTTTCAGAAGAGTCTACAGGAGTTTCTTCGAATGTCATAG
- the LOC121708751 gene encoding ras-related protein Rab-11B-like — protein sequence MGNRDDEYDFLFKVVLIGDSGVGKSNLLSRFTRNEFNLESKSTIGVEFATRSIQVDGKTIKAQIWDTAGQERYRAITSAYYRGAVGALLVYDIAKHLTYENVERWLKELRDHADNNIVIMLVGNKSDLRHLRAVPTDEARAFAEKNNLSFIETSALDSTNVEEAFKNILTEIYRIVSQKQIADRSAHDESPGNNVVDISVPPTTDGQRGTKLQCCQNL from the exons ATGGGCAACAGAGATGATGAGTATGATTTCTTGTTCAAAG TGGTATTGATCGGAGATTCTGGTGTTGGAAAGAGTAACTTGCTCTCGCGCTTTACGCGGAACGAATTCAACCTCGAGAGCAAGAGCACAATAGGCGTGGAGTTTGCCACGCGCAGCATCCAGGTCGATGGGAAGACGATAAAGGCGCAGATATGGGACACGGCCGGGCAGGAGCGTTACCGAGCCATTACTTCagc TTACTACAGGGGAGCAGTTGGGGCCCTTCTAGTTTATGACATCGCCAAACACTTGACCTATGAGAATGTGGAACGGTGGTTGAAGGAATTGAGAGACCACGCAGACAACAATATCGTCATCATGCTCGTCGGTAACAAGAGTGACCTGCGGCACCTCAGGGCTGTTCCCACTGACGAGGCCCGCGCCTTCGCAG AGAAAAACAATCTTTCATTCATTGAGACCTCGGCGCTGGATTCAACAAACGTGGAGGAAGCTTTCAAAAACATCCTGACAG AGATCTACAGAATTGTATCACAGAAGCAGATTGCAGACCGATCAGCCCATGACGAGTCACCGGGGAACAACGTGGTGGACATTAGCGTCCCACCCACCACAGATGGACAGAGGGGGACCAAACTGCAGTGCTGCCAGAACCTGTGA
- the LOC121708745 gene encoding mitochondrial import inner membrane translocase subunit TIM44-like, whose product MAASLCRCYGMFLRNGLILPPSSYISAFHKADGQRIYRASAVALQLRSASSRGNPRKGFLGEFVDSLKQELSKNNEMKENIKKFREEAKKLEESDALQQARKKYKSIESETVKTSEVLKKTLGSFSETVKGSLEEVSRTDLGKKIKEGVEEAAKSVKHSAESVSKSGEMLGKTSAFRAISQGMETVRKEIDDPYSGPYRPPSRLRKRSEFSFKGAENESRVFDANEEAMGVVLHKDSKWFQQWKEFKDNNMVFNRFFEMKMKYDESDNALIRATRVVTDKVTDLIGGLFSKTEMSEVLTEILKADPSFDKDQFLRQCERDIIPNILEAIIRGELEVLKDWCYEATYSQLAHPIKQAITMGLQFQSKILDIDNIDLAMGKIMDQGPVLIITFQAQVVMVIRSSKGEVVEGDPEKVLRMMYVWALCRDQEELNPQAAWRLLDMSASSTEQVL is encoded by the exons atggcggcgtCCTTGTGTCGGTGTTATGGG ATGTTTCTCAGAAACGGTCTGATCCTGCCCCCCAGCTCATACATTTCAGCATTCCATAAAGCAGATGGCCAAAGGATATATAGAGCCAGTGCTGTTGCCTTACAG CTGCGTTCTGCATCCAGTCGTGGGAATCCGCGAAAAGGTTTCTTAGGGGAGTTTGTGGACTCCCTGAAGCAAGAACTTAGCAAGAACAACGAGATGAAGGAGAATATAAAGAAATTCCGTGAAGAGGCCAAAAAGTTGGAGGAGTCGGATGCTCTACAACAGGCTCGAAAGAAATAT AAATCTATTGAGTCTGAAACTGTGAAAACATCTGAAGTGCTGAAAAAGACACTGGGGTCATTCTCTGAAACTGTAAAAGGG AGCTTGGAGGAGGTCAGCCGCACCGACCTGGGCAAGAAGATAAAGGAGGGTGTGGAAGAGGCAGCCAAGTCTGTGAAGCACTCTGCTGAGTCTGTGTCTAAGAGTGGAGAGATGCTGGGGAAGACCAGTGCCTTCAGAGCTATCTCCCAG GGTATGGAAACGGTGAGGAAGGAGATCGATGATCCTTACAGCGGTCCTTACCGGCCCCCCTCAAGATTGCGGAAGAGGAGTGAGTTCTCATTCAAAGGGGCAGAAAATGAGAGTAGGGTGTTTGACGCTAATGA AGAGGCAATGGGTGTTGTCCTGCATAAGGACTCTAAATGGTTCCAGCAGTGGAAGGAATTCAAAGACAACAACATGGTCTTTAACA GGTTCTTtgagatgaagatgaagtatGATGAAAGTGATAACGCCTTAATCCGAGCAACTCGTGTTGTTACGGACAAAGTCACCGATTTGATTG GTGGCCTTTTCTCTAAGACGGAGATGTCTGAGGTTCTGACTGAGATCCTGAAGGCTGATCCCAGCTTTGATAAGGACCAATTCCTCCGTCAATGTGAGCGTGACATCATCCCCAATATTCTGGAG GCCATAATACGTGGTGAGCTGGAGGTTTTGAAAGACTGGTGTTATGAAGCT ACGTATAGCCAGCTAGCACATCCCATCAAGCAGGCTATTACCATGGGATTGCAGTTCCAATCTAAAATCCTGGACATTGACAACATTGAT CTGGCTATGGGTAAAATCATGGACCAGGGTCCTGTGCTTATCATCACCTTCCAGGCACAGGTTGTCATGGTGATCCGCAGCTCTAAAGGGGAAGTTGTGGAGGGAGACCCG GAGAAGGTCCTGAGGATGATGTATGTTTGGGCGCTGTGTCGCGACCAGGAAGAGCTGAACCCTCAGGCTGCCTGGAGACTGCTGGACATGTCTGCCTCCAGCACTGAGCAGGTGCTCTGA
- the cers4b gene encoding ceramide synthase 2 isoform X2: MAIRMDILDQWLWKQEYWLPPGISWEDMRKMERTHCPLPRDLLLSLPIAFAFIGLRYIFERCVAVPFSRYLGVRDRIRVPVLPSPKLEAFYIQHRPQEPSQSEMITLAKQSGFTKRQVEVWFRHRRHLDRPSSTTKFCEACWRFVFYMVLFSFGLLSLVNAPWFWDQRECWKAYPLQPVEQAHFWYYLIELGFYWSLLLCVSVDVKRKDFKEQIVHHIATIFLLGFSYCSNYIRVGTLVMLVHDSSDFLLESAKMFNYAGWKKTCDSLFVIFAVVFLVTRLVVFPSKIIHTTLILSMEVFQPFVGYYFFNVLLLVLQALHIFWAWLILRMVYKFLFLGKLDKDERSDDDSLEDEEDGEEERSSWKKREEVLNSKLASLTSSCVLNNLKHQRANSSSRLPKSR; this comes from the exons ATGGCTATAAG AATGGACATACTAGACCAGTGGCTATGGAAGCAAGAATACTGGCTGCCACCAGGCATCAGCTGGGAGGACAtgaggaagatggagaggacTCACTGCCCTCTTCCCAGAGAcctgctcctctctctaccCATTGCCTTTGCATTTATCGGCCTTCGGTACATTTTTGAGAG GTGTGTAGCAGTGCCCTTTAGTAGGTACCTTGGAGTTCGGGATCGGATAAGGGTACCCGTCTTACCTTCTCCAAAACTGGAGGCTTTCTACATACAGCACCGACCTCAGGAACCATCCCAG AGTGAGATGATTACACTGGCGAAGCAGAGTGGTTTTACGAAGAGACAAGTTGAAGTCTGGTTCCGTCACCGCCGACATTTGGACCGTCCAAGCAGTACCACAAAATTCTGTGAGGCTTG CTGGAGGTTTGTCTTCTACATGGTGTTGTTCTCTTTTGGACTTCTGTCTTTGGTTAAT GCGCCCTGGTTCTGGGACCAGAGGGAGTGCTGGAAGGCTTACCCACTACAG CCTGTGGAGCAAGCTCACTTCTGGTACTACCTCATTGAGCTGGGCTTCTACTGGTCTCTTCTGCTCTGTGTGTCCGTGGATGTCAAACGCAAA GACTTTAAAGAGCAGATTGTTCATCACATTGCCACCATTTTCCTGCTTGGCTTTTCCTACTGCTCCAACTACATCCGTGTTGGTACACTGGTCATGCTTGTCCATGACTCATCTGATTTCCTGCTGGAG TCTGCCAAGATGTTCAACTATGCAGGATGGAAGAAGACGTGCGATTCCCTGTTTGTCATTTTCGCAGTTGTGTTCCTTGTCACACGGCTTGTGGTATTTCCCAGCAA AATAATTCATACAACCCTAATATTGTCCATGGAAGTCTTTCAGCCTTTTGTGGgttattacttttttaatgtCCTGCTGTTAGTTCTCCAAGCACTACACATCTTCTGGGCTTGGCTGATTTTACGAATGGTCTATAAATTTCTCTTTTTGGGGAAG CTGGACAAAGATGAACGCAGCGATGATGACAGTCTAGAAGATGAAGAGGACGGTGAGGAAGAGCGGTCCTcgtggaaaaaaagagaagaggtcCTGAACTCCAAACTGGCAAGTTTAACCAGCAGCTGTGTGCTGAACAACCTCAAACATCAGAGAGCCAACTCATCTTCCAGACTGCCCAAGTCCAGATGA
- the cers4b gene encoding ceramide synthase 2 isoform X1 has product MAIRMDILDQWLWKQEYWLPPGISWEDMRKMERTHCPLPRDLLLSLPIAFAFIGLRYIFERCVAVPFSRYLGVRDRIRVPVLPSPKLEAFYIQHRPQEPSQSEMITLAKQSGFTKRQVEVWFRHRRHLDRPSSTTKFSGGLSSTWCCSLLDFCLWLMRPGSGTRGSAGRLTHYRYLTPPLSKSHTCSLCPFHMAKPVEQAHFWYYLIELGFYWSLLLCVSVDVKRKDFKEQIVHHIATIFLLGFSYCSNYIRVGTLVMLVHDSSDFLLESAKMFNYAGWKKTCDSLFVIFAVVFLVTRLVVFPSKIIHTTLILSMEVFQPFVGYYFFNVLLLVLQALHIFWAWLILRMVYKFLFLGKLDKDERSDDDSLEDEEDGEEERSSWKKREEVLNSKLASLTSSCVLNNLKHQRANSSSRLPKSR; this is encoded by the exons ATGGCTATAAG AATGGACATACTAGACCAGTGGCTATGGAAGCAAGAATACTGGCTGCCACCAGGCATCAGCTGGGAGGACAtgaggaagatggagaggacTCACTGCCCTCTTCCCAGAGAcctgctcctctctctaccCATTGCCTTTGCATTTATCGGCCTTCGGTACATTTTTGAGAG GTGTGTAGCAGTGCCCTTTAGTAGGTACCTTGGAGTTCGGGATCGGATAAGGGTACCCGTCTTACCTTCTCCAAAACTGGAGGCTTTCTACATACAGCACCGACCTCAGGAACCATCCCAG AGTGAGATGATTACACTGGCGAAGCAGAGTGGTTTTACGAAGAGACAAGTTGAAGTCTGGTTCCGTCACCGCCGACATTTGGACCGTCCAAGCAGTACCACAAAATTCT CTGGAGGTTTGTCTTCTACATGGTGTTGTTCTCTTTTGGACTTCTGTCTTTGGTTAAT GCGCCCTGGTTCTGGGACCAGAGGGAGTGCTGGAAGGCTTACCCACTACAGGTACCTGACCCCGCCCCTCTCCAAATCACACACCTGTAGCTTGTGTCCTTTTCACATGGCCAAG CCTGTGGAGCAAGCTCACTTCTGGTACTACCTCATTGAGCTGGGCTTCTACTGGTCTCTTCTGCTCTGTGTGTCCGTGGATGTCAAACGCAAA GACTTTAAAGAGCAGATTGTTCATCACATTGCCACCATTTTCCTGCTTGGCTTTTCCTACTGCTCCAACTACATCCGTGTTGGTACACTGGTCATGCTTGTCCATGACTCATCTGATTTCCTGCTGGAG TCTGCCAAGATGTTCAACTATGCAGGATGGAAGAAGACGTGCGATTCCCTGTTTGTCATTTTCGCAGTTGTGTTCCTTGTCACACGGCTTGTGGTATTTCCCAGCAA AATAATTCATACAACCCTAATATTGTCCATGGAAGTCTTTCAGCCTTTTGTGGgttattacttttttaatgtCCTGCTGTTAGTTCTCCAAGCACTACACATCTTCTGGGCTTGGCTGATTTTACGAATGGTCTATAAATTTCTCTTTTTGGGGAAG CTGGACAAAGATGAACGCAGCGATGATGACAGTCTAGAAGATGAAGAGGACGGTGAGGAAGAGCGGTCCTcgtggaaaaaaagagaagaggtcCTGAACTCCAAACTGGCAAGTTTAACCAGCAGCTGTGTGCTGAACAACCTCAAACATCAGAGAGCCAACTCATCTTCCAGACTGCCCAAGTCCAGATGA